In a genomic window of Sporosarcina trichiuri:
- a CDS encoding diphthine--ammonia ligase has product MTNRKFTASWSGGKDSAMAVYKAVQQGDELARVWTMFEEEADRSRSHALPEAVLRAQAGSLGAPFVKRRASWETYEAQFIDAMQESANDGIRFGVFGDIDLEDHRTWVRQMSGRAGVTALHPLWDIPRRQLLEEFISAGFEAYIIVIDTARMPAEFLGRRFTVSLMDELEQLGIDSCGEAGEFHTVVADGPIFSSRIPLRFGEAVTHGNYLFLPTHIAEAD; this is encoded by the coding sequence ATGACCAACAGAAAATTCACAGCGTCCTGGAGCGGCGGCAAGGACTCCGCCATGGCTGTCTATAAAGCGGTGCAGCAAGGGGATGAGCTCGCACGCGTCTGGACCATGTTCGAAGAGGAGGCGGACCGTTCGCGCTCCCATGCCCTGCCGGAAGCGGTCCTCCGTGCGCAGGCCGGCAGCCTCGGTGCCCCGTTCGTAAAACGGCGGGCGTCATGGGAAACGTACGAAGCCCAATTCATCGATGCAATGCAGGAGTCGGCAAACGACGGGATCCGCTTCGGTGTGTTCGGGGACATCGATCTGGAGGATCACCGCACGTGGGTCCGGCAGATGAGCGGGCGCGCCGGGGTGACGGCGCTGCACCCGCTGTGGGATATCCCCCGGCGGCAATTGCTCGAAGAATTCATCAGCGCGGGGTTCGAAGCGTATATTATTGTCATCGACACTGCAAGGATGCCCGCAGAGTTCCTCGGCCGGCGGTTCACCGTCAGTCTGATGGATGAACTCGAACAGCTCGGAATCGACAGCTGCGGGGAAGCGGGGGAATTCCATACTGTCGTTGCGGACGGGCCGATTTTCAGCAGCCGGATTCCGCTCCGGTTCGGTGAAGCAGTGACACACGGGAATTATCTATTCCTGCCGACGCACATTGCGGAGGCCGACTAA